Proteins from a single region of Runella sp. SP2:
- a CDS encoding sensor histidine kinase encodes MTSTTTLSLPVPPGTKQIRWRQVLVVVTHIFFWACFIFLPFLLIQSQQQANALASSQLKLPQEEKDRIWQTIFYFSQFFSVLLFYTNSEILLPRLFKKRGLGVYILVIVLALILVLTITYFFRYWMWGMPPQTWFSYTTFYSLISSFGISTCFRLLGDYQREHRLQNEQEKVRLQSELSFLRSQISPHFMFNLMNSLAALARKKSDLLEPMIVKMSDLLRYMLYDSDDSKIPLDKEINYLKSYVELQQLRFGNKVKVDMVFDTSYNNLALEPMLLIPFVENAFKHGTGLIREPFIQIMLVSGDNKIRFKVQNRYNSDFVEAKDNSSGIGLANVKRRLELLYPETHTLQISKDKAMFVTDLEIVLK; translated from the coding sequence ATGACATCTACTACGACTCTTTCGTTACCAGTACCACCAGGCACGAAGCAAATCCGCTGGAGGCAAGTTTTGGTGGTGGTTACCCACATATTTTTCTGGGCTTGCTTCATCTTTTTGCCCTTTTTGTTGATACAATCGCAGCAGCAAGCCAACGCCTTAGCAAGTTCTCAACTTAAATTGCCACAAGAAGAAAAGGACCGAATTTGGCAGACAATTTTTTATTTTAGTCAGTTCTTCTCAGTATTGTTATTTTACACCAACTCCGAAATTTTACTTCCAAGGTTATTCAAAAAGCGAGGGCTTGGGGTGTATATTTTGGTGATTGTGCTTGCCCTGATTTTAGTCCTTACGATTACGTATTTTTTTCGGTATTGGATGTGGGGAATGCCGCCTCAGACTTGGTTTAGCTACACCACTTTCTATTCGCTGATTTCGTCGTTTGGCATTAGCACCTGTTTTCGACTATTGGGCGATTATCAACGTGAACATCGCTTGCAAAACGAACAGGAGAAGGTACGGTTGCAGTCGGAATTGTCGTTTTTGCGTTCGCAGATTAGCCCACATTTTATGTTTAATTTGATGAATAGCTTGGCGGCATTGGCCCGAAAAAAATCAGATTTGCTAGAACCAATGATTGTCAAAATGTCGGATTTGTTGCGCTACATGTTGTACGATTCAGACGATTCAAAAATTCCTTTGGACAAAGAAATAAATTATTTGAAAAGCTATGTGGAGCTGCAACAATTGCGTTTTGGAAACAAAGTGAAGGTGGACATGGTTTTTGATACGTCCTACAACAACCTCGCACTTGAGCCAATGCTGCTGATTCCGTTTGTAGAAAATGCGTTTAAACACGGTACAGGGCTTATTCGTGAACCTTTTATTCAAATCATGCTGGTGTCGGGCGATAATAAAATACGGTTTAAAGTACAAAATCGTTACAATTCCGACTTTGTGGAAGCCAAAGACAACAGCTCGGGAATTGGACTAGCCAACGTAAAACGCCGCCTCGAATTGCTATATCCAGAAACCCATACATTACAAATTTCAAAAGATAAGGCTATGTTTGTGACAGATTTAGAAATAGTTTTGAAGTAA
- a CDS encoding S9 family peptidase, with protein sequence MQTLIRRAYQSLVILPLLTGLLSPVSTFSQGKVEDYQRSETLKNKLKDKVYNAPAQVFWSKSGKIVWYTIQTPRGKEFISVNPQTKTRQSAFDHEQLAQQLAMLSKTEAKPFSLPFNAITYVKDDQEIEFSAEGFVWTYGLTTKSLRKKEPIRNDPQRYWAAAPNDQPEKPVYSPDSLWTSYIKNHNLYVRSEKTKKESQLTFDGSEGEYYSGYVQWSPDSKKLVANKIRPNQKHLIYFVRSSPEDQLQPKLESREYLKPGDALPIRRPHLFLIEEKKHIPIDDALFNQQYNISRIDWRKDSRAFSFEYNQRGHQVYRVLEVSATNGAIRALIDEQSPTFIDYSGKKYRYDVADGKEIIWASERDGWNHLYLYDGVTGKVKKQLTKGEWVVRNVVNVNEEKRTITFAASGMNPKQDPYFTHYYRINFDGTGLTPLTSENANHTAVFSSDNQLFVDTYSRVDMPPVTVLCSAADGSVVMELEKADISEWVNAGWKAPEVFTAKGRDGKTDIWGIIIRPTNFDPSKKYPIIENIYAGPHSSFTPKTFMTYNRSMFELAELGFIVVQLDGMGTSNRSKAFHDVCWKNLKDAGFPDRILWMQEAARKYPSMDVSRVGIYGTSAGGQSSTGGLLFYPDFYKVAVSSCGCHDNRMDKIWWNEQWMGYPIGPHYEECSNVVNASKLQGKLMLILGEVDDNVDPASTMQLVNALIKANKDFDFLMVPNMGHSTGGEYGEHKRRDFFVRHLYKIEPPAWKE encoded by the coding sequence ATGCAAACTTTAATTAGGCGCGCTTACCAAAGTTTGGTTATTCTTCCACTTTTGACTGGGCTGTTGTCTCCTGTTTCAACCTTCAGCCAAGGGAAAGTAGAAGACTACCAACGCTCGGAGACGCTGAAAAACAAGCTAAAAGACAAAGTTTATAACGCCCCCGCTCAAGTGTTTTGGTCAAAATCGGGCAAAATTGTTTGGTACACCATTCAAACGCCTCGCGGTAAAGAATTTATTTCCGTAAACCCGCAAACCAAAACGCGTCAGTCAGCCTTTGACCATGAGCAATTGGCCCAACAATTGGCCATGTTATCAAAAACCGAAGCCAAACCTTTCAGTTTACCTTTCAATGCCATTACTTACGTCAAAGACGACCAAGAGATTGAGTTTAGCGCAGAAGGATTTGTGTGGACGTACGGGCTCACGACCAAATCGTTACGCAAAAAAGAACCCATTCGTAACGACCCACAACGTTACTGGGCAGCCGCCCCCAACGATCAACCCGAAAAACCTGTCTATTCTCCCGATAGTTTGTGGACGTCGTACATCAAAAACCATAACTTGTACGTTCGTTCGGAGAAGACCAAAAAAGAATCACAACTTACCTTCGATGGCTCCGAAGGTGAATACTATTCGGGCTATGTTCAGTGGTCGCCCGACTCTAAAAAATTGGTAGCCAACAAAATACGTCCCAACCAAAAGCACCTTATCTATTTTGTGCGTTCGTCGCCCGAAGACCAGCTCCAACCCAAACTCGAAAGCCGCGAGTACCTCAAACCTGGTGATGCGTTACCGATTCGTCGCCCGCATCTTTTTTTGATTGAAGAAAAAAAACACATTCCCATCGACGACGCGCTGTTTAATCAACAATATAACATTTCGAGGATTGACTGGCGCAAAGACAGCCGCGCTTTTAGCTTTGAATACAACCAAAGGGGGCATCAAGTGTATCGGGTCTTGGAGGTCAGTGCTACCAACGGGGCAATTCGTGCGCTCATCGACGAGCAAAGCCCCACTTTCATCGATTACAGCGGAAAAAAATATCGCTACGATGTGGCCGACGGCAAAGAAATTATTTGGGCTTCTGAGCGTGACGGCTGGAATCACCTTTATTTGTACGATGGTGTGACGGGTAAAGTAAAAAAACAACTAACCAAAGGCGAATGGGTGGTGCGTAACGTGGTAAATGTCAACGAAGAAAAGCGAACCATTACCTTTGCCGCCAGCGGGATGAACCCAAAACAAGACCCGTATTTCACGCATTACTACCGAATCAATTTTGACGGAACAGGGCTGACGCCGCTAACTTCCGAAAACGCCAACCACACGGCCGTATTTTCATCTGACAATCAACTGTTTGTTGACACTTATTCGCGGGTGGATATGCCTCCTGTTACCGTACTTTGCTCGGCAGCCGACGGTTCGGTGGTAATGGAACTAGAAAAAGCGGACATTTCGGAATGGGTGAATGCGGGTTGGAAAGCACCCGAGGTTTTTACGGCAAAAGGGCGTGACGGGAAAACGGACATTTGGGGAATCATTATCCGCCCGACCAATTTTGACCCTAGTAAAAAATACCCCATTATTGAAAACATCTACGCGGGGCCGCACAGCTCCTTTACGCCCAAGACGTTTATGACTTACAACCGAAGTATGTTTGAATTGGCCGAACTTGGGTTTATTGTGGTTCAATTAGACGGTATGGGCACCTCCAACCGCTCCAAAGCTTTTCACGATGTATGCTGGAAAAACCTCAAAGATGCGGGCTTCCCCGACCGAATTTTGTGGATGCAGGAAGCTGCTCGCAAATACCCTTCGATGGACGTAAGTCGGGTAGGAATTTATGGAACGTCGGCGGGTGGACAAAGTTCGACGGGAGGATTACTGTTTTACCCTGATTTTTACAAAGTAGCGGTTTCTTCATGTGGCTGCCACGACAACCGTATGGACAAAATTTGGTGGAACGAACAATGGATGGGCTACCCCATTGGCCCACACTACGAAGAGTGTTCTAACGTAGTGAATGCCAGCAAACTACAAGGAAAACTGATGCTTATTTTGGGCGAAGTCGATGACAACGTTGACCCAGCATCTACGATGCAGCTCGTTAATGCCCTCATCAAAGCCAACAAAGATTTTGATTTTCTGATGGTTCCCAACATGGGTCACTCCACTGGCGGGGAATACGGTGAGCACAAACGCCGAGACTTTTTTGTCCGTCACTTATATAAAATCGAACCTCCAGCTTGGAAAGAATAA